A window of Bradyrhizobium diazoefficiens genomic DNA:
GGGCCCGCAGCCGGACGATTATCTCGGCGGCTCGATCCAGCGCGTCGATCTGCAATCCGGCAAGGTCGAGACCGTCGTGACCAGATGCGGCGAGCACGATCTGCGCGGGCCGAACGACCTCGTCTTCGACAAGCAGGGCGGCCTGTGGTTCTCCGATCTGGGCAAGCGCCGCGCGCGAGAGATGGACGTCGGCGGCATGTATTACCTCAAGCCCGGCATGGCCGAGCTCGTCGAGATCGTGCACGGCGTGCTGCCGGCGAACGGCATCGGGCTGTCGCCGGACGAGAACACGGTCTACATCGCGGAGACGCCGACGGGCCGGCTCTGGGCCTACGAGCTTTCCGCGCCCGGCACGCTCAAGCCGCGCGACGCGATCTATCGCGGCGAGCGCGGCAAACCGATCTGTGGCCTCGGCGGCTACCAGATGTTCGACTCGCTTGCGGTCGAAGCAAACGGCAATGTCTGCGTCGCCACCCTCGTCTCCGGCTGCATCTCGGTGATCGCGCCCGACGGCACGTTGGTCGAGCAGGTCCCGACCGGCGACCGCGTCACCACCAACATCGCCTTCGGCGGCCCCGAGTTGAGGACCGCCTACATCACGCTGTCAGGCAAGGGCGAGCTGATCGCGATGGACTGGCCCCGCGGCGGATTGCCTCTCAATTTCCTAAACAAGTGAACGGTGCTATTGACCGTCATTGCGAGCGAAGCAACACCCAGACCCTCACCCTGAGGAGCGCGCCCTTCGCGCGCGTCTCGAAGGGCGAGGATCCGGCAGTCCGGCTGTCTCGCCGCACAATGACGAAGGAGAGACTTCAATGCCCTGGCCCGATCCCGTCACCCTGCGCGGACAGCACGCCCGTCTCGAGCCGCTGTCGCATCAGCACCGTGAGGCGCTGGTCGAAGCCGTGAAGGACGGCGAGCTGTCAAAGCTCTGGTACACGGCGATCCCGCTGCCGGAAAACATGGGCAAGGAGATCGACCGGCGCTTAGGGCTTCAGGCCGCCGGCTCGATGCTGCCGTTCACCGTGTTCGATGCCGGCGGCAACATCGTCGGCATGACGACCTACATGAACATCGATGCCGCCAACCGCCGCGTCGAAATCGGTTCGACCTGGTATGCCAAGAGCGCGCAGCGCGGCCCGCTCAACACGCAGTGCAAGCTGCTGCTGCTGACCCACGCCTTCGAGACGCTGAACTGCATCGCGGTGGAATTCCGCACGCACTTCTTCAATCACCAGAGCCGCCGCGCCATCGAGCGTCTGGGCGCCAAGCAGGACGGCATTCTGCGCAGCCATCAGCTCGCGCCGAACGGCAGCTTACGCGATACCGTGGTCTACAGCATCACCGCAGCCGAATGGCCGACGGTGCGGACGCATTTGAACTATCAACTCAACGACAAACCGCGCTAACAATGATGTGCACCGAACTGGCCGCGCGCTCAATCACCTCTCCCATGGGGAGAGGTCGCGCCGAAGGCGCGGGTGAGGGGACCGGTCTCTCGTGGGACCAAGACCCCTCACCCGATTTGCACTGGACGATGCTGCGCATCGCCAGGTGCAAATCGACCTCTCCCTCCGGGAGAGGTGTCGGCGTGCGCGGCTGCAATTCAATCAACTTCACGACACGCCGGGGGCGGATGAATGGATAGATTTGATTATGTGATCATCGGCGCGGGCTCGGCCGGTTGCGTGCTCACCAGCCGACTGAGTGAAGACCCCAACACCAGCGTCTGCGTGCTCGAGGCGGGTCCGAGCGACTGGCACCCCTACATCCATCTGCCGGCGGGATTCATCAAGACCTTCCACATGAAGAGCATCAACTGGGCCTACCAGCAGGAGGTAGGGCCCTGGACCGGCGGGCGCAGCATCTACGCGCCGCGCGGCAAGACGCTCGGCGGCTCCTCCTCGATCAACGGCCACATCTACAACCGTGGCCAGCGCATGGATTTCGACACCTGGGCGCAAATGGGCAATCGCGGCTGGGGTTATGCCGACGTGCTCCCCTATTTCCGGCGGCTGGAGAAACGCGTGGGGGAGGGCGAGGACATCTATCGCGGCCGCGAGGGCAAGCTCACCGTCACCACCATGAACTGGCGCGATCCGCTCTGCGAAGCCTTCATGGAAGGCGCGGTGTCGCTCGGCATTCCCCGCAACCCCGATTACAACGGCAAGACCCAGGAGGGCGTCTCCTACTGCCAGCGCACCATCGACAGGGGTTTGCGCGTTTCCGGCTCGACGGCGTTCCTCAAGCCGGCGATGAAGCGGCCGAACGTGCGTGTGCACACCCATGCACACGCGACCGAGATCATCTTCGAAGGCAAGCGCGCCGTCGGCGTGCGCTACATGAAGGGCGGCCGCGGCGGCACGCCGGTGGAGGTGCGCGCCAACAAGGAGGTGATCCTGTCCGGCGGCACCTATAATTCGCCGCAGCTCCTGCAGCTCTCCGGTATCGGCTCGCCCGATCTCTTGCAGGCGCACGGCATCGAAGTGCGTCACGCGCTCCCCGTCGGCGAGGGCCTGCAGGACCATTACGCGCCGCGCACGGTGGCGCGCGTCAAGGACATCAAGACCATCAACGAACTGCGGCGCGGCTTCTCGCTGTGGATCGAGGCGATGAAATGGGCAACCGCCCGCCGCGGCCTGCTCTCGCTGTCGCCGACCATGGTCTATTGCTTCTGGCATTCCGGCGAGACCGCGGAGAGCTCCGATCTCCAGCTCACCTTCACCCCGGCGTCCTACAAGGAAGGCGTGCAGGGCCAGCTCGAGGACGAGCCCGGCATGACGGTGGCCTCGTGGCAGCAGCGCCCGGAGAGCCGCGGCTATGTCCGCATCCGCTCCAACGATCCGTTCGCGCCGCCGATCATCCAGACCAATTATCTCGACGCCGAGCTCGACCGCCGCGTCATCGTCGCCGGCATGAAGCTCGCGCGCAGGCTCTTGAAGAGCGCGCCGCTCTCGCCCTATTACGCCTACGAGGATTTCCCCGGCCCCAACGTCAACACCGACGAAGAATTCCTGCACGCCGCCACCGAGCGCGGCACCACCACCTTCCACCCCGGCTGCACCTGCCGCATGGGCCCGGCGGATAGCACGTGGGCGGTGGTGGACGACCAGCTCCGTGTCCACGGCCTCGAAGGCCTCCGCGTCATTGACGCCTCCGTGATGCCGCGCATGATCTCGGCGAACCTCAATGCCTCCACCATGATGATCGCCGACCGCGCCTCCGACCTTCTCCGCGGCAAGCAGCCGATGGAAGCCGCGCGGATTCCGGACGCGGCGGTGGCGTGAGGGCACTTTCGCCTCTCCCCGCTTGCAGCCGCTTGCGGGGAGAGGCCGGATCGCATCAAAGATGCGATCCGGGTGACTCTCCGCGAGTCATCACTGTCCGGGAGAGCTTGCGCGTATATTGTAGTTACAAAATGTATTTGACGTGGCCATAAATAGTAGCTACAATACAAGTAATGAAAATCGTCTGGGATGAGCCGAAGCGACTTGCCAATCTCGACAAGCATGGGTTGGATTTCGCCGACCTCAACGAGACATTTTTCGACAACGCGCTGGTCGTTCCCTCGCATAACAAGAGCAAGCGCTGGGTCGCGGTCGGCGTAAGCATCAGCGGCGTCATCGTGGTCGTATTCGCCCGGCTGGGACGCGAAGGCGTCAGCATTATCAGCGTGCGACCGGCAAGCCGTAGCGAAAGGAAACTCTATGCCGAACGCTAGGAAGAGATCAGGCTACACCAAAGAGGATCTGCGCGCGGTCAGCGATAACCCGGAGCTGACAAAGGCGGATTTCGCCAAGGCCAAGCCGTTCTCTGAAGTGTTCCCTGACCTCAGCGCGTCCATCCGGAAGGGCCGCGGCCCGAACAAGTCGCCGACAAAAAAGCTCGTCTCCTTGCGCCTCAGCCCGGAGGTGGTCGAGCACTTCAAGTCGACCGGGCCGGGCTGGCAATCGCGGATCGACGAAACCTTGCGCAAGGCAGTCAAGCGCAAGGCGTCGTGAGTGGGAACGATGCTATTCAAGTCGGATGTTTCGACCGGCGAATGCGAAGGCAGGAGAGGTGGGTTGCGCTGACGCTAACCCATCTTACGAGTTGATCATCCAACGGACATAAATCCGATGCAGGACGCAGGCGACGTGCTTGAACGGCTGGAGCGCTGGTATGCGGCTCAATGCAATGGAGATTGGGAGCACACCTACAGCATAACGATTGAGACGCTGGACAATCCCGGCTGGACTTTCAAGGTGGAGCTTAGGGACACATATTTGTCCGGCCGCACTTTCGAAGAAATTGAGAAACCGCAATCAAGCGATCACCGGGAATTCTTCCATTGTAGCGTGAAGGACGACGTATTCGCGGGTGCGTGTCCTCCCAACAGGCTTCGCGAAGTGGTCGCGATCTTCCTGCGCTGGGCCGAAGCGCCGCCGGTGGAGCAGGTCGACGAGCCCGCGAGGTAGTCCGAACTGCCGCCCCGTCGGGCAAAACACCCGCCACCCTGTCAACCCCTCCTCGTAAAAATATTCCGCTTTACCGAAATTCGGAATTGCGGCATACACCGCCACAGCCCGGCCCGACGAAGAGGGGCGGTTCGCGAGTCGTTCGAAACGCGGGCCGGGTTGCGGTGGACGCGGCAGCGTCGGCACGAGATGGGACGGGCAGGGCGGGTAGTCCCTGTGAGCCCATAACCCGCGTGCGGACGAACGGCGCTGAACGCGTACGGCAAAACCGTGTGGTCCTGGCCGTCGTTGCTACGGTCAAGTTTCTGCGAAGGTGCGAGCGAGCCCAACCGGGCAGACTGCATCATGAATTCGCGGGGCGAGGGAGGCCAGAACGAACTCGGCTCCCGGGAGATCACGGCATAAGCCGTCCGACCATCGCGCAGGGAAGGCCGAGTGTTCGGCTACACCTGTATGCTGCTGTGCGGTTCTTCTGCGTGTGCCTTTCGCGCAGCAGACCGCGGGTGCGAGTTGGCACCCGGCCTTCCCTGCGCCCTCTGTTTGAAGAGGGAGCGAGATTGAAGCAAAGCTCGGGCGAGATGAGCCGCGAGAATGCGAAGGCGTGTCTGCGAGGTCGTAGCGAGGTCGTAGGATGGGTAGAGCACTTGCGAAACCCATCATGTTTCGGCGCGGATGACAGTGTGATGGGTTTCGCTTCGCTCTACCCATCCTACGAGCTGTAGCCCCACGCTCGCTGTCATCGCCCGGTTCATTCAGCCGGGCGATCCGGCTATTGAATCGAGGGGCCGGGGCGTACTGGATTCCCCGCCTTCGCGGGGAATGACACCAATGTTGGGACGACAGCGGAGCGCTATCGCAGGCGAGCCTGCGCCTCACACTTCCCGTCGGCTCAAAAACGCCAGCCGCTCGAACAGATGCACGTCCTGCTCGTTCTTGAGCAGCGCGCCGTGCAGCGGCGGGATCAGTTTTCGCGGATCCCGTTCCCGCAATTGCTCGACGCTCATGTCCTCGTTGAGCAGCAGCTTGAGCCAGTCCAAAAGCTCGGAGGTGGACGGCTTCTTCTTCAGGCCGGGCACCTCCCGCACCTCGAAGAAAATGCGCAGCGCTTCCTCGACAAGGCGCTTCTTGATGCCGGGGAAGTGGACGTCGACGATGCGGCCCATCGTGTCGGCGTCGGGGAATTTGATGTAGTGGAAGAAGCAGCGGCGCAGAAAGGCGTCCGGCAGCTCCTTCTCGTTGTTGGAGGTGATCATCATGATCGGGCGCTGCCTGGCCTTGATCGTCTCGCCGGTCTCGTAGACATGGAATTCCATGCGGTCGAGTTCGAGCAGCAGGTCGTTCGGGAATTCGATGTCGGCCTTGTCGATCTCGTCGATCAGCAGAACCGGGCGCTGCTCGGCGGTAAAGGCCTCCCACAGCTTGCCGCGCTTGATGTAGTTCTTGATGTCCGACACGCGGGCATCGCCGAGCTGGCTGTCGCGCAGGCGCGACACCGCGTCGTATTCGTAGAGGCCCTGCTGCGCCTTGGTGGTGGACTTGATGTGCCAGGTCAAAAGCGGTGCGTTCAGCGCCTTCGCCACTTCCTCCGCCAGCACCGTCTTGCCGGTGCCGGGCTCGCCCTTGATGAGGAGCGGGCGCTCCAGCACGATCGAGGCGTTGACGGCGACCTTGAGATCCTCGGTCGCAACATAGTCCTTGGTGCCGGTAAATTTCATTGCGCGTCCTTCATTGGTCGTCGGCCGAAGCGGTCCTCGGTCGCGACATGGGAACGGCCGCTCGCGGCGGCCGTTCCTGGTTCAGTCAGGCTTTCAGACCCGTTTTATCAGCGAAAGGATGACCAGCACAATCACCGCGCCGATCGTGGCGTCCACGATGGCGCCGACCGTGCCGGTGGCAAGCCCGATGTGGAGCTGCGGCAGCACCCAGCTCGCCACCAGCGCACCGACGATGCCGATGATGTTGCCGACCAGCCCAAATCCCGCCCCGTGGACAATCTTGCCGGCGAGCCAGCCGGCGATCGCGCCGATGATCAGTGCTGCGAAAATTCCCATTGCAAACGTCCCCAAAACAACCGCTTGAGGCGGTCAATTTCAGGGCAGAAAGCCTCCCGGTCCAGGCTCGAGCAATGGCCTGCGCCCCTTGACGTTCGCCACCCGACGGGCAATCTGTCACCCATGTTCCTGCAATTCTTCACTTCTCTGCGCGACGCGCAGGTCCCCGTGACGCTGCGCGAATACCTCACGCTGATGGAGGCGCTCGACGCTGATCTCGCGGACTACACGGTCGAGAACTTTTATTACCTGTCGCGTGCCTCGCTGGTGAAGGACGAGCGCAACCTCGACAAGTTCGACCGCGTCTTCGGCACAGTATTCAAAGGGCTGGAAAACCTGCTCGACGCCATGGAGAAGGCGGAGATCCCCGAGGAGTGGCTAAAGAAGCTCGCCGAAAAGTATCTGACGGAAGAAGAGAAGAAGCAGATCGAGGCCATGGGCTGGGACAAGCTCATGGAGACCTTGAAGAAGCGCCTCGAGGAGCAGAAGGGCCGCCACCAGGGCGGCTCGAAATGGATCGGCACCGCCGGCACCTCGCCGTTCGGCGCCCACGGCTACAATCCCGAAGGCGTCCGCATCGGCCAGGAGAAGAACCGCAACAACCGCGCCGTGAAGGTGTGGGACAAGCGCGAGTTCAGGGATCTCGACGGCAATGTCGAGCTCGGCATCCGCAACATCAAGGTGGCGCTGCGCCGCCTGCGCAAATTCGCGCGCACCGGCGCGCCCGACGAGCTCGACCTCGACACCACGATCCGCGAGACCGCCAATCACGGCTATCTCGACGTTCACATGCGTCCCGAGCGGCGCAATGCGGTGAAGCTGCTGGTGTTCTTCGACATTGGCGGCTCGATGGACGCGCATATCGAGCAGGTCGAAGAGCTGTTCTCGGCGGCGAAGAGCGAGTTCAAGCACATGGAGTATTTCTACTTCCACAACTGCCTCTATGAAGGCGTATGGAAGCAGAACAAGCGCCGCTTCACCGACCGCACGCCGACCTGGGACCTGCTGCACAAATACCCGCACGACTACAAGATCGTGTTCGTCGGCGATGCCTCGATGTCGCCTTACGAGATCATGGTGCCGGGCGGCTCGGTCGAGCATGTCAACGAGGAGCCGGGCTCGGTCTGGCTCGACCGCATCATCCGCACCTATCCACATGCGGTGTGGCTGAATCCGGTCGCACAGAAGCACTGGGACTATTCGGAATCGACAACTATCATCAAACGCATCTTCGCCAATCGCATGTACCCGATCACGATCGAAGGGCTGGAGAGCGCGATGAAGGAATTGACGCACTGATGCCTCCCGTCGTCATTCCGAGGCGCGACGCAGTGGCGAACCCGGAATCCATCGGGCCGCAACGTAGATGAATGGATTCCGGGTTCGCGCTACGCGCGCCCCGGAATGACGACAAGAGGGAGAACCACATGCCCCAAAACATCACCCACGGCATCAAGGCGCTGATCGACGAGGCCAATGCCGAGATCGA
This region includes:
- a CDS encoding SMP-30/gluconolactonase/LRE family protein produces the protein MSNVRVLATDLEFPEGPVVMPDGSVVLVEIRGQRLTRVYPDGRKEIVAKIPGGPNGAALGPDGKIYICNNGGFSWIPTRNMIMPGPQPDDYLGGSIQRVDLQSGKVETVVTRCGEHDLRGPNDLVFDKQGGLWFSDLGKRRAREMDVGGMYYLKPGMAELVEIVHGVLPANGIGLSPDENTVYIAETPTGRLWAYELSAPGTLKPRDAIYRGERGKPICGLGGYQMFDSLAVEANGNVCVATLVSGCISVIAPDGTLVEQVPTGDRVTTNIAFGGPELRTAYITLSGKGELIAMDWPRGGLPLNFLNK
- a CDS encoding GNAT family protein, whose translation is MPWPDPVTLRGQHARLEPLSHQHREALVEAVKDGELSKLWYTAIPLPENMGKEIDRRLGLQAAGSMLPFTVFDAGGNIVGMTTYMNIDAANRRVEIGSTWYAKSAQRGPLNTQCKLLLLTHAFETLNCIAVEFRTHFFNHQSRRAIERLGAKQDGILRSHQLAPNGSLRDTVVYSITAAEWPTVRTHLNYQLNDKPR
- a CDS encoding GMC family oxidoreductase N-terminal domain-containing protein, whose product is MDRFDYVIIGAGSAGCVLTSRLSEDPNTSVCVLEAGPSDWHPYIHLPAGFIKTFHMKSINWAYQQEVGPWTGGRSIYAPRGKTLGGSSSINGHIYNRGQRMDFDTWAQMGNRGWGYADVLPYFRRLEKRVGEGEDIYRGREGKLTVTTMNWRDPLCEAFMEGAVSLGIPRNPDYNGKTQEGVSYCQRTIDRGLRVSGSTAFLKPAMKRPNVRVHTHAHATEIIFEGKRAVGVRYMKGGRGGTPVEVRANKEVILSGGTYNSPQLLQLSGIGSPDLLQAHGIEVRHALPVGEGLQDHYAPRTVARVKDIKTINELRRGFSLWIEAMKWATARRGLLSLSPTMVYCFWHSGETAESSDLQLTFTPASYKEGVQGQLEDEPGMTVASWQQRPESRGYVRIRSNDPFAPPIIQTNYLDAELDRRVIVAGMKLARRLLKSAPLSPYYAYEDFPGPNVNTDEEFLHAATERGTTTFHPGCTCRMGPADSTWAVVDDQLRVHGLEGLRVIDASVMPRMISANLNASTMMIADRASDLLRGKQPMEAARIPDAAVA
- a CDS encoding BrnT family toxin, with the protein product MKIVWDEPKRLANLDKHGLDFADLNETFFDNALVVPSHNKSKRWVAVGVSISGVIVVVFARLGREGVSIISVRPASRSERKLYAER
- a CDS encoding BrnA antitoxin family protein: MPNARKRSGYTKEDLRAVSDNPELTKADFAKAKPFSEVFPDLSASIRKGRGPNKSPTKKLVSLRLSPEVVEHFKSTGPGWQSRIDETLRKAVKRKAS
- a CDS encoding immunity 53 family protein, which gives rise to MQDAGDVLERLERWYAAQCNGDWEHTYSITIETLDNPGWTFKVELRDTYLSGRTFEEIEKPQSSDHREFFHCSVKDDVFAGACPPNRLREVVAIFLRWAEAPPVEQVDEPAR
- a CDS encoding MoxR family ATPase, coding for MKFTGTKDYVATEDLKVAVNASIVLERPLLIKGEPGTGKTVLAEEVAKALNAPLLTWHIKSTTKAQQGLYEYDAVSRLRDSQLGDARVSDIKNYIKRGKLWEAFTAEQRPVLLIDEIDKADIEFPNDLLLELDRMEFHVYETGETIKARQRPIMMITSNNEKELPDAFLRRCFFHYIKFPDADTMGRIVDVHFPGIKKRLVEEALRIFFEVREVPGLKKKPSTSELLDWLKLLLNEDMSVEQLRERDPRKLIPPLHGALLKNEQDVHLFERLAFLSRREV
- a CDS encoding GlsB/YeaQ/YmgE family stress response membrane protein → MGIFAALIIGAIAGWLAGKIVHGAGFGLVGNIIGIVGALVASWVLPQLHIGLATGTVGAIVDATIGAVIVLVILSLIKRV
- a CDS encoding VWA domain-containing protein — its product is MFLQFFTSLRDAQVPVTLREYLTLMEALDADLADYTVENFYYLSRASLVKDERNLDKFDRVFGTVFKGLENLLDAMEKAEIPEEWLKKLAEKYLTEEEKKQIEAMGWDKLMETLKKRLEEQKGRHQGGSKWIGTAGTSPFGAHGYNPEGVRIGQEKNRNNRAVKVWDKREFRDLDGNVELGIRNIKVALRRLRKFARTGAPDELDLDTTIRETANHGYLDVHMRPERRNAVKLLVFFDIGGSMDAHIEQVEELFSAAKSEFKHMEYFYFHNCLYEGVWKQNKRRFTDRTPTWDLLHKYPHDYKIVFVGDASMSPYEIMVPGGSVEHVNEEPGSVWLDRIIRTYPHAVWLNPVAQKHWDYSESTTIIKRIFANRMYPITIEGLESAMKELTH